From the Rhodothalassiaceae bacterium genome, one window contains:
- a CDS encoding type III-B CRISPR module RAMP protein Cmr4, with amino-acid sequence MTATTSGRLLVMLAETLVHPGVGQTVGAIDLPVMRERTTGHPVIAGSSLKGALRDAVQRKEGKPIADDLFGDQERAGRILVSDARLVLLPVRSLEMPYAWLTCPLLLERLARDAARLGFPLDLPDLAPDEGTALMSGEGSRDTSSANGARYLYLEERSFTVTDGGDAMKKLVETLGKLMPDDKAGARLKRQLVIVSDTDFKWFAENALPVIARNVLDEDTKTSKNLWYEEALPPDTLMVAALMERPGTGKGGALGQLEQVLKESGYLQVGGNETVGQGWFRTDLKGGGDRTAESREAAA; translated from the coding sequence ATGACCGCCACGACATCGGGCCGCCTGCTCGTGATGCTGGCAGAAACCCTGGTGCATCCGGGCGTCGGCCAGACGGTGGGCGCCATCGATCTGCCGGTGATGCGCGAGCGCACCACTGGCCATCCGGTGATCGCGGGATCGAGTCTGAAGGGCGCGCTGCGCGATGCGGTCCAGCGCAAAGAAGGGAAACCTATAGCCGATGATCTTTTCGGCGACCAGGAGCGCGCCGGCCGGATACTGGTCTCGGACGCGCGGCTCGTGCTGCTGCCGGTGCGCAGCCTCGAGATGCCCTATGCCTGGCTCACCTGCCCGCTGCTGCTGGAGCGTCTTGCGCGCGATGCCGCTCGCCTGGGGTTCCCCCTCGACCTGCCGGATCTTGCACCCGATGAGGGCACGGCACTGATGAGCGGGGAAGGATCGAGGGATACATCATCGGCGAACGGCGCCCGCTATCTCTATCTGGAGGAACGCTCTTTCACGGTGACTGATGGCGGCGACGCGATGAAGAAACTCGTCGAGACGCTCGGGAAGCTGATGCCCGATGACAAGGCGGGAGCGCGCCTTAAGCGGCAGCTCGTCATCGTCTCGGACACCGATTTCAAATGGTTCGCAGAGAACGCCCTGCCGGTCATCGCCCGCAATGTGCTCGACGAAGACACCAAGACGAGCAAAAATCTTTGGTACGAGGAAGCGCTGCCTCCCGATACCCTGATGGTGGCGGCCCTCATGGAACGGCCGGGCACGGGTAAGGGCGGGGCCCTCGGCCAGCTTGAACAGGTTCTCAAGGAGTCCGGCTATCTTCAGGTCGGCGGCAATGAGACGGTCGGCCAGGGCTGGTTTCGGACCGATCTGAAAGGGGGCGGCGATCGAACCGCCGAATCGCGGGAGGCGGCGGCATGA
- a CDS encoding CRISPR-associated protein Cmr3 gives MTHAAEGTRWFTFEPLDSLFFRDGRPFNQDDPNQADTTSLFPPYPPTMVGALRAALARALGWNGRREGKAWPEEVLGTGTDWQDEENTSLGPLEFAGPFLMKDDELLFPAPLHLLRRDKQKGEEGSRAPEPGTDGRCRKCRSVPREYALLEPGGQMECDLGEVRLPVAPEGGRWKPAEGCWVTRAGMERILAGECPDPKVVFCPDCLWRTEPRIGIARELESRTVKRQENGGGLFATRHVRLAPGVKLVMAVRGVPNELSLDGVITPLGGEGRAAAVSELEKPPALPEENKAAEGEKAAYIAVFITPADLAERPKPGEAVDGLPGRVVSAAIGKPVRIGGWDGVARRPIPLRACLPAGSVLFLEECDGRISACSIGRAREWGFGRVLIGRWPVPSQDGKGGGP, from the coding sequence ATGACGCATGCAGCCGAAGGCACCCGCTGGTTCACGTTCGAGCCGCTCGACAGCCTGTTCTTCCGCGACGGGCGGCCCTTCAATCAGGACGATCCCAATCAGGCGGACACCACCTCGCTCTTCCCGCCGTATCCCCCCACGATGGTCGGAGCGCTGAGGGCAGCGCTGGCCCGGGCGCTGGGCTGGAATGGCCGGAGGGAGGGCAAGGCCTGGCCGGAAGAGGTGCTCGGCACCGGCACCGACTGGCAGGATGAAGAGAACACGTCGCTGGGCCCGCTCGAGTTTGCGGGGCCCTTCCTGATGAAGGATGACGAGCTGCTGTTTCCCGCGCCGCTCCATTTGCTGCGTCGCGATAAGCAGAAAGGGGAGGAGGGTTCGCGCGCACCGGAGCCTGGGACAGACGGAAGATGCAGGAAGTGCCGGTCGGTGCCCCGGGAATACGCGCTCCTGGAGCCCGGCGGGCAGATGGAATGCGACCTCGGCGAGGTGCGTCTGCCCGTGGCGCCGGAAGGCGGCCGCTGGAAGCCGGCGGAAGGATGCTGGGTCACGCGCGCCGGGATGGAGCGGATTCTGGCCGGCGAGTGCCCTGATCCGAAAGTTGTCTTCTGCCCGGATTGCCTGTGGCGGACCGAACCGCGCATCGGCATCGCGCGCGAACTGGAAAGCCGCACCGTCAAGCGCCAGGAAAATGGTGGCGGCCTGTTCGCGACCCGCCATGTGCGGCTTGCGCCCGGTGTGAAGCTCGTGATGGCGGTGCGTGGCGTGCCGAACGAGCTTTCGCTCGATGGCGTGATCACCCCGCTTGGCGGCGAAGGGCGCGCGGCGGCCGTCTCGGAGCTGGAGAAGCCGCCGGCCTTGCCAGAGGAGAACAAGGCGGCAGAGGGCGAGAAGGCCGCATACATCGCAGTCTTCATCACCCCCGCCGATCTGGCGGAGCGGCCGAAGCCGGGTGAGGCGGTGGACGGCCTGCCCGGCAGGGTCGTCAGCGCCGCGATCGGCAAGCCGGTGCGCATCGGCGGCTGGGACGGCGTGGCGCGGCGGCCGATCCCGCTGCGGGCCTGCCTGCCGGCGGGCAGTGTGCTGTTTCTGGAAGAATGCGACGGCCGCATCTCTGCGTGCAGCATCGGCCGCGCGCGGGAGTGGGGCTTCGGCCGGGTGCTGATCGGCCGCTGGCCGGTTCCTTCGCAGGATGGAAAGGGAGGAGGACCATGA
- a CDS encoding hypothetical protein (possible pseudo, frameshifted), whose translation MSLRYFNAAGAHESGRIGERHEPETHLIPNVLKAALGEVPAIRIFGTDYDTPDGTAVRDYVHVMDLVEAHWLALTWMEHHDGAHIFNLGSAKGFSVREVIRAAEAVVGRPIPVEEAPRRPGDPPVLVADSSRARELLGWRPARSELSTIITDAWRWHRREVGNKKA comes from the coding sequence GTGTCGCTGCGCTACTTCAACGCCGCCGGCGCCCATGAAAGCGGCCGGATCGGCGAGCGTCACGAGCCGGAAACCCATCTCATTCCCAATGTGCTGAAGGCCGCGCTGGGCGAGGTGCCGGCGATCCGCATCTTCGGCACGGACTACGACACGCCCGACGGCACGGCGGTTCGGGACTATGTCCATGTCATGGACCTGGTCGAGGCCCACTGGCTCGCGCTGACCTGGATGGAGCACCACGACGGGGCCCACATCTTCAATCTCGGCAGCGCGAAGGGCTTTTCGGTGCGCGAGGTGATCCGCGCGGCCGAGGCGGTGGTGGGGCGCCCGATCCCGGTGGAGGAGGCGCCGCGACGGCCGGGCGACCCGCCGGTGCTGGTGGCCGACAGCAGCCGGGCGCGCGAGCTGCTCGGCTGGCGGCCCGCCCGCAGCGAGCTTTCCACCATCATCACCGACGCCTGGCGCTGGCACCGGCGGGAGGTTGGCAACAAGAAAGCCTAA
- a CDS encoding hypothetical protein (possible pseudo, frameshifted), translating to MTVLPRFLVTGGAGYIGGHMVRLLVERGAEVVVFDDLSTGHRDLVDPRAELVVGSLLDPAARARAFAAGPYDAVIHFAARSLVGESVAQPLAYWRNNVEGTRLLAEAMLAHGVNRLVFSSTAAVYGVPARVPIPEDAPARPDQPLWRDEARDRGDAGRAAPCPWAALGVAALLQRRRRP from the coding sequence GTGACGGTACTCCCCCGCTTCCTCGTCACGGGCGGTGCCGGCTACATCGGCGGCCACATGGTGCGGCTGCTCGTCGAGCGCGGCGCCGAGGTCGTCGTGTTCGACGATCTGTCCACAGGCCATCGCGATCTGGTCGATCCGCGCGCCGAGCTTGTTGTGGGCTCGCTGCTCGATCCGGCGGCGCGCGCGCGCGCCTTCGCCGCCGGGCCTTATGACGCCGTCATCCACTTCGCCGCCAGGTCGCTCGTGGGCGAGAGCGTGGCGCAACCGCTCGCCTACTGGCGCAACAATGTCGAGGGCACGCGGCTGCTCGCGGAGGCGATGCTGGCCCATGGCGTCAACCGCCTCGTGTTTTCGTCGACGGCGGCCGTCTACGGCGTGCCGGCGCGGGTGCCGATTCCCGAGGACGCACCAGCCCGCCCCGATCAACCCCTATGGCGAGACGAAGCGCGCGATCGAGGCGATGCTGGCCGCGCTGCACCGTGCCCATGGGCTGCGCTCGGTGTCGCTGCGCTACTTCAACGCCGCCGGCGCCCATGA